The genome window CGATCTGGATGAAGTCCGCGCCCAGCGCGTTGACCATCGCCGGTTCCAGGGCAACGCTTTTCAGCAGCGTATCCGCTTGCATTTGCGCGAGCGTGCGCGTGTCGCTGGGGGCGGCCGGGGATGCAGGCACGGCGCTGGGTGCCCCGGTCGCGCGCTTGCCGCGCGACTTGCGCGACTTGCGCGACGGTCCTGGCGCGCTTGGCGCGGGCTGTTCCTCCAGCGCTGTCGCTGGCTCCGGCACGGCCGGGCGCCCACCACCCCTGGCAGAGCGGCAAAGATCCAGCAAGCACTGCCGGTACTCGGTGAGCGCCTGCGCCAGGTCGAGCATGGTGCGCCAGGTGCCTTCGTCCTTGCCTTCCTCGATGAAAGCGGCGACATCCAGGCACAGTTTCGATCCGATCCGGCCATGGTGTTCTGCATAGTCCTCCATGACGGCCATATGCTTTGCCAGCACCTGCGGGGTTACCTGAGCGCCTATTAGCAGGGGAATGGAATGGTTCAAGATCGCATGGTTCAGCACCTGGGCGGCCTCGGGTACCGCCTCGCCCAGGTAGTGATTGGCCTCGCGCAGCTCGTTCATGCGGGGCTTTAGCGTGTGCATGCCGCTGGTTTCGGCGCTTTCCACCTGGCCTTCCAGCTTAAGAGTGTAGATCTCGGCGAGCATGCTGCGGATCGCCTGCATCGACTCATAGCAAGATCCAAGGTGAGTCTTGAAGATCTGCAGTATGTATTCGATCTTGTCGCGGGTTTTCTTCAGGGTTCCCGGCGCCTTCACATAGTTCACGAACTCTTCCATCGTCACCCGGTACTTGTCGATTTTCTGCAGATACCCCCGCCACTCCTCGGGCTGTTGGCGCGCGATGGCTTCCTTCGGAATCAACCGCACGTCGGGCGCGTACCGATTCAGCAAAGCCGTTGGTGCGTTCAGATCGCGCGTCCATTTTTCTTTCAGCAGTTCGTCGCACGTTGTACAGCCGACTGTTGCCGCCCTTCCGAAAAGGGTCAATAGCTCCAATTCCAATTTCCATGAATTTTCTTTTAGCAGGCAGTCGCGCGCATTCAAGTAGGCAAATGCGTCCAGGCCCTGTCGGGCCGTCTGTATGGCATCATCGATAAACCTCAGCCTGTCGATAGGTGCGAGTTTTTTCTCAAAATCCGTATCCTGCGCAGGGTCCAAGATTTTTTTCTGAAAATAAGATGCTTTCCCTATCGATTTGTGCAAATCTTTCGTTTTCTGCGCTATCTCATCGGATAACGCATTGCTAAGTTCCAACTGCTGCATCGCCGACACGAGATCGGTGCCGGGCATGGACCGCGGCGTCCCTCGCGATGACCCTGCCGCGCTGGCGGCCGAGCGCGAACGCGATGACCTGGCAGGTCTGCGCGGATTGGCCGTAAGCCCCTCCAATGGCGCAGGCTGCGCGGCCGGCGCCGCCACGGACGGATGTGCGGCCATCGCCGGATCCGATGCAATGGCAGTGGGGTGTGGTTGATCTGCAGGTTCTGTAGAGCCGGATCTGGGGATTCTTGCAGGTCGCATATCACTCTCTCCGTGTTCGGTCTTGCACTGCCGCGCTTGGCGCCGTGCAGCCGAAAATGCATGGCTGCCGCTGCGTGATCGCTGGGAAACCGGTGGCATGGCGCGCGTTCGGGTGCAGGCAGATACGCGCCGCGTGGGATGAAGGAGTGCAAGGCGTCAATGCGCCGCCGCATTCTCGCTTGATCGCCGTCGCTTGGCCGCCACCGTTTTCCACCGCCCGCCACGCGCATGAACGGCCAGTAGACCAGCACGGTGTTCCATGTCGCGGGACAGGAGCGAACCGACGCTGCTGGATCCGAAGTGATGAAGGACTGCATGCTTCCTCCGGCGGCGTGCACGTGAAAGATGAATGGGGTTCGGTGCACGGCGACCGGCGCCGGCGCGGCGTGGATTACCTGCTCGTCACGCCGTGGGACTGTGGCCATCTGCGCCTGTGCGCCGCCGCCGCCAGATCAGGCCGGCAGCGGCGTGGATCACCCGCGCCGCTCAGCGGGTTGCCGGTGTGACCGGCGCCGCCCGTCGCTTCGCCGGCGAGCGGCGCCGCGCCTTCCAGCGCTCGCGCAGGCAGGAGAAGATCACGTACAGCGCCGGGGTACTGAGCAGGGTCAGGCTCTGCGAGATCAGCAGGCCGCCGATCATCGCGATGCCCAACGGGCGGCGCAGTTCCGAACCTTCGCCCAGGCCCACCGCCAGCGGCACCGCGGCCAGGATCGCCACCATCGTGGTCATCATGATCGGGCGGAAGCGCACCACGCAGGCCTCGCGCACTGCCTCCAGCGGCGACTTGCCGTGCTCGCGCTCGGCGACCAGGGCGAAGTCGATCATCATGATCGCGTTCTTCTTGACGATGCCGATCAGCAGCACCAGCGCGATCATCGAGATCGCCGACAGTTCGGTGTCGGTGATCCACAGCGCCAGCAGTGCGCCCATGCCCGCGGCCGGCAGCGTGGACAGGATCGTCACCGGATGCACCAGGCTCTCGTACAGCATGCCGAGCACGATGTAGACCACCACGATCGCCGCCAGCACCAGGATCAGCATCGAGTTGGGCTGCAGCTGCACGTTGAAGCCGCCGCCGTCGGCGATGCGGATGTCGCCGGGCATGCGCAGGTTGGCTACGGTGACGGCGATGATCGCGTCGCCTTCGCCGGTGCTCACGCCCGGTGCCAGGTTGTAGCTCAGGTCCATCGTCGTGTACTGGTTCTGATGGGTGATCTGCGGCGGCGCCAGGCCCGGCACCTGGTGCGCCACCGCGGTGAGCGGCACCATCGCGCCGCTGCGCGTGGGCACGTAGATCCGGTCCAGCGCCGCCGGCGTGGCGGTTTGCTCGGGCAATGCGTTGACCACCACGCTGTACTGGTTGAGATCCGAATAGATCGTGGAGATCTGGCGCTGGCCGAACGCGCCGTACAGTGCGCCGTCGATCGCGCCGATCGACACGCCCAGGCGCGCGGCCTGGGCGCGGTCGATGACGATGTTCTGGCGCAGGCCAGCGCTGTCCACGTCGGTGCCGACGTCGCGCAGCTTCGGGTTCCGCTTCAGCGCTTCCTGCAGCTTGGGCAGCCACTGCTGCAGCTGGGCGTTGTCGTTGCCCTGTAGCGAGACGCGGTACTGCGCGCCCTGGCTGGTGCCGCCGCCGCCGTCGCTGGGCAGGTCCTGGATCGCGCGCAGGCGCAATTGCAGATCGGGGTAGCGGTCGGCCTTGGCGCTGAGCCGCGCCAGCACCTGCGCGGTGGTCTCGGTGCGGCCCTCGTCGTGGCGCTTGAGTTCGATGTTGAAGCGGGCGCTGGAGCCCTGGCGGCTGCTGCCCAGGCGCGCGCCGAC of Xanthomonas translucens pv. cerealis contains these proteins:
- a CDS encoding type IV pilus assembly protein FimV, translating into MPGTDLVSAMQQLELSNALSDEIAQKTKDLHKSIGKASYFQKKILDPAQDTDFEKKLAPIDRLRFIDDAIQTARQGLDAFAYLNARDCLLKENSWKLELELLTLFGRAATVGCTTCDELLKEKWTRDLNAPTALLNRYAPDVRLIPKEAIARQQPEEWRGYLQKIDKYRVTMEEFVNYVKAPGTLKKTRDKIEYILQIFKTHLGSCYESMQAIRSMLAEIYTLKLEGQVESAETSGMHTLKPRMNELREANHYLGEAVPEAAQVLNHAILNHSIPLLIGAQVTPQVLAKHMAVMEDYAEHHGRIGSKLCLDVAAFIEEGKDEGTWRTMLDLAQALTEYRQCLLDLCRSARGGGRPAVPEPATALEEQPAPSAPGPSRKSRKSRGKRATGAPSAVPASPAAPSDTRTLAQMQADTLLKSVALEPAMVNALGADFIQIAKRLGKDTGNVERMMRNADQSDQDAANAFDFVRASVQGWFGASEQLRQAKARLPADDPRIGPLSERLQLVELIEQRVRTREVDALKCDTQPRSVHLARLLAMNEIALVAAPMQLPSDADSGDRGTLFEVRIDHKPLSDGQRPAPWFVHLHTATPVAANALASLNYKTFAAVHLKTAREKNLGKRWETLMRALGNTEAKVHRATIGSDVLGTLLQAGPGDAAAPGSRRIGHRGHRSSHR